The DNA window TTTGCTCCATCGCGAAAAAGCTGCCGGTGCGGCCCGCGCCACTCTGGATCTCGTCGGCGATGAGCACGATGCCGTACTCATCGCACAGCGCGCGCAGCCGCGCAAGAAAATCGGCGGGTGCCGCATGAAAACCGCCCTCGCCCTGAACCGGCTCGACCAAGATTGCGGCGACGTCCTCGGGCGCAGCATCGGCCTGGAAGATGCGCTCGATGCTGGCCATCGCTTCGTCGGTGCTGATGCCCTGGCGTGCGATTGGAAAGCGCGCGCGAAACACCCCTCCCGGCATCAGCCCCATGCCCGCGGCATAGGGTTTGATTTTGCCGGTCAATGCCAAGGTCATCAGCGTGCGGCCATGGAAAGCGCCCTCGAACGCGATTAGGCCAACGCGCCGCGTGTGGGCGCGAGCGAGTTTCACCGCGCTCTCCACCGCCTCCGAGCCGGTGGTCACGAGCAACGTCCGCTTCTCGAAATCGCCGGGCGCGAGCGCGTTCATGCGCTCGCACACCGCCACGTAGGTCTCATACGGCAGTACGGCAAAGCACGTGTGTGTGAACCGCGCAAGCTGCTGCTGCGCCGCAGCCACCACCCGAGGGTGCAGGTGGCCGGTGTTAAGCGCCGCGATGCCCCCGGTGAAGTCAATGTAGGCCCGGCCATCCGTATCCCAGACCGTGGCGTTCAGTGCGCGCGTGGCGTAGACCGGATGCGCCTGATTGACCCCGCGCGCGACCGCCTGACGCCGGCGGCGCTGCAGGGCATCATTGCTGCTGTGGTTTGGGTTCACGATGCCGCCCGGTTGCCGTGCGTGGACCTGGCATCCGGGCCCACCACGTTAGCTTCAGTGGGCGCAGGCATGGACGTAATCACGGACGTGGCGCCGCCGCACGCGCGGGCCCCATCGGCCATTGCGGCCAAGCCAAGCCGGTCGCCCCAGCGGTAGGCGTCCAAGAATTCGACCGGCGCCACCTGAGTGCCACGTTGGAGCTTTTGGGCCAGGCCCGCGGGCGCGTGGTTGGCCCAGTCAAGCAGGGATTTCGCGAATTCCTGGGTTGGCCGCGACAGGTAGCGGTTGGAGAAGTCGGAGAAGTCCAAAGGCAAATGGGCACGGTTGTCGGCGTAGAGCTGGTGCAGGGTCTTGATCGTTTCATCGCGCCCGAGTGTGCCGGCCGCGAAGCTTTCCATCGCGGTGCAGGCGGCGTCAAACATGGCCTCGAAATGCGGGCTCTCAATCGACAGATGGCCAGAAAAGCTCGCCTGCTCGAAGCTGCGGTCAAGCGCGTCGCCATCGCACGTGGCCTTGTATTCCGACAGCAGCTTCCTCAGGCGCAGCACGCCGATGTAGCTACCGCTCAACCAAATACGGAACCAAGCATTCCACAAAGGGAACGAAGTGAACGCAGTGTAGGAATTGGCCACCAGCCGGTCGTTGATACGCACTACGTCCAGGCTGTATCGTTCCAGCGACAGAAAGTCCTCGCGTTGCCAACGGTCCTCGGTCGCCGCGCGCAGCAGCACGGGCACCAGGCGCGTGATCGACTCGAAGGTATTCACCAGTCCACGCGAGAACAGTGGATCGACAAAGCCAACCGCGTGACCGAGCAGGCAGTAGCGGTCACCCGTAGTGGCGCGGCTGGTGTAGTTCAAGCGCGGCGCCACGGTCCATTCCCGCACGCGCGCCGCACCCTCGAAGTGCCTAGCTATCGAGGGGTACTGGGCGATGAAGCGTTGGAACTCGCCCTCGGGGTCGCTCGTGGCCGGTCCATGTTTGCCTATATCGAACTGAAGCCCCACGCTGCACAACGGGTTGGTGCTGAACGGATGGTTGTCGAACGGAATGATCCAGAGCCAGCCGCAGTCGAACATGTGATGCAGCGTGCTCTGGCCCAAATGGGTCGGCGTGCCGCTGATGGGCGGCGTGGCGACCACGTCCTCGTAGGTTTTCACACCCACCATGTGCGTGAAGATCGAGCGGGTATTGGCCTGCATCGGACGCGCGCCGTCGCGCAGCCCTAGCAAGGCAGCCAGCGGTGAGCGGTAGCCGGCCGCGTCCACCACGTAACGCACCTTGATCTGCTCACCCTCGCCCACGTGCAACACTGCGCCGTCGTCGAAGAACTCCATCTCCCGAATCGGCGCCATTTGGCGAACCGACGCGCCCAGACGCGCAGCCAGTGCGACGTAGTAGGCGTCGACGTCTTGGCGGAACAGATGCGCCTCGGGTGCGAGCACCGGCGTGGACACCACCTGCGATGGATCCTGCTCCTGACCCCTGCCGTTCCAGGCGAACGCGAAGGCCAGTTTGACGCCCGCCGCGGACGTGCCTATGTGCTTGTTGATATTCGCGATATTGCCCGGATAGGCAAGCTCGGGAATCCCGTAGCGCAGCGCCAGCATCTCCAGCAGCACAGCACTCTCGGGCACCATGGACTCACCCACAGCGAAGCGCGGATGTGTACCTGCGTCGATGAGGATGACCCTGAGCTGGTTCTTGGCCAGGATGCTAGCGAGCATAGCGCCCGAGATGCCGCTGCCAATGATGGCGATATCGTATTGATGGTCCATGGAATGAGTCCGTTTCATTCAGTGAAGTGTGAAGTGGTAGAAAAAAAGAGCAAAACAGAAAGAGGAAGGCCACATCAGGACGCGACGCGCCGTACTAGCGTGCCCTCGACCTGGAAGCCACCCTCGCCACCGTCGCTGGTGGCCACGAAGTACAAGTAGGCAGCGTGGGCATCTCTAAGCCATCGCGCAGCCAACACCTGCGCGATGGCTTGCGCCTGCACGCGCGGCATAGTCAGGTTGATGGTCGGCCCTCGGTAGCCGAGCTTGGTACAGCACACCGACAACGCAGCGCCTGCATTGGCGTTCACGAAGGTGTTCGGCGAGACGCGCCGGCGGCTGCGGATTTCCTCGAATACCCTGCTTGCGGTGGCTCTCGGAAATCCGTCGCCGTACTGAATCAGTCCGATCTGATCGGCGCATTCCTGCAGAGCCTGCCGGTGCAACTCGTGCAGGCCGGCCACGCAGGCCAGTACCGACCAAACCAATGGGTCTGCCGTCTTCAGGCCGGCGCGCAGTGTTTTGTCCAAGCTACCGTAGTCCAGACTGCTCGCGCGGCCAACACTCAGTACCTCGTAGCAGGCATCAGGCGTGAAGTCGGCGGTCATGGTGCTCGGTCCGTTCAAAGACGAGGCTGGTGTTGAAGCCGCCGAAGCCGATGGTCAGACTCAGGCCAATGTCTGCCTGCGTCGCCAGAGGCCGGCCACCAACGGGCACTGGAAGGCCAAGCGCCTGCAGCGGCTGCTCTAGCGCGTGGATGGGCGGCACCTCACGCTGGGCCAGCGCCAGAATCAGGGCGATGGCTTCGAGCGCGCCGGTGGCACCCAGCGAATGGCCGAACGCCCCCTTGGTGGCGAACACTGTCGGCTGCGAGGCATGGAAGATCGCCCGGTAGGCCTTGCTCTCGACCCGATCATTGGTGAAGGTGCCCGAGCCATGCGCGTTGATCAGGCCCACGCGCGAGGTGTCCAGCTTCGCGTCCTGCAGTGAGCGCTGAATTGCCAACCGGATGCCCTCGCCCTGCTCAGCCGGCGCGGTCAGCCCGGCCGCGTCGTTGGCCGAGCCGCAACCGCGCAGCAGCACGTAGGGCACCGCGCCGCCACGCTCGCCGACACGCTCAAGCACCACGAAGCCAGAGCCCTCGCCGAGAAGGGTGCCGTCGTGGCGCTGGTCGAAGCTGCGCAGCAACGTGGGCGACATCGTACCCAGCGCCGAATGCGCGAGCCGCTTGGACTCTCCCAGTATGTCCGCCCCGCCGCAGATGCATCGACGTGCCACGCCCGCGCGCAGCAGCTGCGCTCCGATCAGGATCGCGTCGGCAGCGGAAGAGCAGGCAGTGGACAGGCTCACCGGCGTGACTGCCAGACCGCTTAGGGCCTCC is part of the Thiomonas sp. X19 genome and encodes:
- a CDS encoding aminotransferase class III-fold pyridoxal phosphate-dependent enzyme, with product MVNPNHSSNDALQRRRRQAVARGVNQAHPVYATRALNATVWDTDGRAYIDFTGGIAALNTGHLHPRVVAAAQQQLARFTHTCFAVLPYETYVAVCERMNALAPGDFEKRTLLVTTGSEAVESAVKLARAHTRRVGLIAFEGAFHGRTLMTLALTGKIKPYAAGMGLMPGGVFRARFPIARQGISTDEAMASIERIFQADAAPEDVAAILVEPVQGEGGFHAAPADFLARLRALCDEYGIVLIADEIQSGAGRTGSFFAMEQTGVSADLTTFGKSVAGGFPLAGVTGRATIMDSVVPGGLGGTYAGTPLSCAVALAVLDAIEDERLLSRAKELGQQLQSRLRHMQSQLRLLSDVRGLGAMVAIEIGADAVPGEAPGNTPADLTARLVAESRAQGLLLLAGGPRGNVIRLLVPLTAPPGQVDEGLDILERCLTALG
- a CDS encoding NAD(P)/FAD-dependent oxidoreductase; the encoded protein is MDHQYDIAIIGSGISGAMLASILAKNQLRVILIDAGTHPRFAVGESMVPESAVLLEMLALRYGIPELAYPGNIANINKHIGTSAAGVKLAFAFAWNGRGQEQDPSQVVSTPVLAPEAHLFRQDVDAYYVALAARLGASVRQMAPIREMEFFDDGAVLHVGEGEQIKVRYVVDAAGYRSPLAALLGLRDGARPMQANTRSIFTHMVGVKTYEDVVATPPISGTPTHLGQSTLHHMFDCGWLWIIPFDNHPFSTNPLCSVGLQFDIGKHGPATSDPEGEFQRFIAQYPSIARHFEGAARVREWTVAPRLNYTSRATTGDRYCLLGHAVGFVDPLFSRGLVNTFESITRLVPVLLRAATEDRWQREDFLSLERYSLDVVRINDRLVANSYTAFTSFPLWNAWFRIWLSGSYIGVLRLRKLLSEYKATCDGDALDRSFEQASFSGHLSIESPHFEAMFDAACTAMESFAAGTLGRDETIKTLHQLYADNRAHLPLDFSDFSNRYLSRPTQEFAKSLLDWANHAPAGLAQKLQRGTQVAPVEFLDAYRWGDRLGLAAMADGARACGGATSVITSMPAPTEANVVGPDARSTHGNRAAS
- a CDS encoding beta-ketoacyl synthase N-terminal-like domain-containing protein — translated: MNSAENHNRIAVTGLAWHTALGDQLAPVWAQLLAGRTGLAPVPSDYPLRNELAAALPTRDAPEPPKYKIRRITRSCVEAAARDAGLDLQAESSSCFIVVGTSFGARLDDEQASCEPLDQWVQEALSGLAVTPVSLSTACSSAADAILIGAQLLRAGVARRCICGGADILGESKRLAHSALGTMSPTLLRSFDQRHDGTLLGEGSGFVVLERVGERGGAVPYVLLRGCGSANDAAGLTAPAEQGEGIRLAIQRSLQDAKLDTSRVGLINAHGSGTFTNDRVESKAYRAIFHASQPTVFATKGAFGHSLGATGALEAIALILALAQREVPPIHALEQPLQALGLPVPVGGRPLATQADIGLSLTIGFGGFNTSLVFERTEHHDRRLHA